In one Brienomyrus brachyistius isolate T26 chromosome 5, BBRACH_0.4, whole genome shotgun sequence genomic region, the following are encoded:
- the LOC125743029 gene encoding G1/S-specific cyclin-D2-like isoform X2, whose product MSASRSGEGACMRLPEPCRRGSWDLTVIEGLLMSENKYMPSPLYVSLIEEDSHTREALTNWTLQVCGEHGSADSVFPLAISLLDRYLSQSFSLPISPLCLTAACVLLASKLADEEAVSAEALCMAARFAFLPQHLRDMEIIVLASLHWDITAVTPQDFLPHFLSALRDRTGTLGRDTARELGVQRVQLDRMTSTLAGLCKTDATAVRHFSEIIENMLRRSQRMGLKERDLNADVSNEETEECRASTPTDLRDVDF is encoded by the exons ATGTCTGCGTCACGGTCGGGTGAGGGTGCCTGTATGAGACTCCCTGAGCCTTGCCGCAGAGGCTCATGGGACCTCACTGTCATCGAAGGGCTGCTAATGTCCGAGAACAAGTATATGCCCTCGCCACTTTACGTGTCTCTCATTGAAGAAGATTCGCACACCAGGGAGGCCCTGACCAACTGGACACTGCAG GTGTGCGGCGAGCACGGCTCTGCGGATTCGGTGTTTCCCCTGGCCATCTCACTGTTAGACCGCTATTTGTCCCAGTCCTTCTCCCTGCCCATCTCGCCGCTCTGCCTGACTGCAGCCTGCGTTCTGCTCGCTTCCAAACTCGCGGATGAAGAGGCTGTCAGCGCAGAGGCCCTGTGCATGGCTGCTCGCTTCGCTTTTCTCCCACAGCACCTGCGG GACATGGAGATTATCGTCCTAGCATCTCTCCATTGGGACATTACTGCCGTGACCCCCCAAGACTTCCTTCCACACTTCTTGTCTGCATTGAGGGACAGGACTGGGACCCTCGGCAGAGACACCGCAAG ggagctgggggtccaGCGAGTTCAGCTTGACAGGATGACCAGCACACTGGCAGGACTTTGTAAAACAGATGCG ACAGCGGTGCGGCACTTTTCTGAGATAATAGAAAACATGCTCAGGAGGAGTCAGAGGATGGGACTGAAGGAGAGGGATCTGAATGCTGATGTCAGTAATGAAGAAACGGAGGAGTGCAGAGCCAGCACACCAACGGACTTAAGGGACGTTGATTTTTAG
- the LOC125743029 gene encoding G1/S-specific cyclin-D2-like isoform X1, which produces MSASRSGEGACMRLPEPCRRGSWDLTVIEGLLMSENKYMPSPLYVSLIEEDSHTREALTNWTLQVCGEHGSADSVFPLAISLLDRYLSQSFSLPISPLCLTAACVLLASKLADEEAVSAEALCMAARFAFLPQHLRDMEIIVLASLHWDITAVTPQDFLPHFLSALRDRTGTLGRDTARLRSVLRARCSTLAALCICDSQFLGTRPSVIAAAALNCALRELGVQRVQLDRMTSTLAGLCKTDATAVRHFSEIIENMLRRSQRMGLKERDLNADVSNEETEECRASTPTDLRDVDF; this is translated from the exons ATGTCTGCGTCACGGTCGGGTGAGGGTGCCTGTATGAGACTCCCTGAGCCTTGCCGCAGAGGCTCATGGGACCTCACTGTCATCGAAGGGCTGCTAATGTCCGAGAACAAGTATATGCCCTCGCCACTTTACGTGTCTCTCATTGAAGAAGATTCGCACACCAGGGAGGCCCTGACCAACTGGACACTGCAG GTGTGCGGCGAGCACGGCTCTGCGGATTCGGTGTTTCCCCTGGCCATCTCACTGTTAGACCGCTATTTGTCCCAGTCCTTCTCCCTGCCCATCTCGCCGCTCTGCCTGACTGCAGCCTGCGTTCTGCTCGCTTCCAAACTCGCGGATGAAGAGGCTGTCAGCGCAGAGGCCCTGTGCATGGCTGCTCGCTTCGCTTTTCTCCCACAGCACCTGCGG GACATGGAGATTATCGTCCTAGCATCTCTCCATTGGGACATTACTGCCGTGACCCCCCAAGACTTCCTTCCACACTTCTTGTCTGCATTGAGGGACAGGACTGGGACCCTCGGCAGAGACACCGCAAGGTTGCGCTCAGTTCTCCGCGCTCGGTGCAGCACCCTGGCCGCCTTGTGCATATGCGACTCCCAGTTTTTGGGAACACGCCCCTCCGTGATTGCAGCCGCGGCTTTGAATTGTGCCCttagggagctgggggtccaGCGAGTTCAGCTTGACAGGATGACCAGCACACTGGCAGGACTTTGTAAAACAGATGCG ACAGCGGTGCGGCACTTTTCTGAGATAATAGAAAACATGCTCAGGAGGAGTCAGAGGATGGGACTGAAGGAGAGGGATCTGAATGCTGATGTCAGTAATGAAGAAACGGAGGAGTGCAGAGCCAGCACACCAACGGACTTAAGGGACGTTGATTTTTAG